The Lolium perenne chloroplast, complete genome genome window below encodes:
- the rpl20 gene encoding ribosomal protein L20, producing the protein MTRVPRGYIARRRRTKMRSFASNFRGAHLRLNRMITQQVKRAFVSSHRDRGRQKRDFRRLWITRINAATRIYKVFDSYSKLIHNLYKKKLILNRKMLAQVAVSNPNNLYTISNKIKIIN; encoded by the coding sequence ATGACCAGAGTTCCGCGAGGATATATAGCCCGGAGACGACGAACAAAAATGCGTTCATTTGCCTCAAACTTTAGAGGGGCTCATTTAAGACTTAATCGAATGATTACCCAACAGGTAAAAAGAGCTTTTGTTTCCTCTCATCGAGATAGAGGTAGGCAAAAGAGAGATTTTCGTCGTTTGTGGATCACTCGGATAAACGCAGCAACGCGGATATATAAAGTATTTGATAGTTATAGTAAATTAATACACAATCTGTACAAGAAGAAATTGATTCTTAATCGTAAAATGCTTGCACAAGTAGCTGTATCAAATCCAAATAATCTTTACACGATTTCAAATAAAATAAAAATCATCAATTAA